In Gemmatimonas sp., a single genomic region encodes these proteins:
- a CDS encoding tyrosine recombinase XerC has translation MSDAPDEALPEAPLPTEIREFLVHLEKGRDLSPNTRTAYTRDLREFSTWLAQLHGEQGWDWNELSRTSIRGYMAHLTRRGLAKRSIARQLSAVRSFYRWMHRDERVDVNPARAVSTPRLPRTLPAYLDRQQAETLLQHAATRAQSLAFTDVRNLAMLELFYSSGLRLSELRGVDLADLDLVSQQVKVRGKGRKERIVPLGDHAQRALRNYLVKRDTLLQQLGGAKAGRLARGAVFLSERGSRISPRAAQHAMVQLLEAVSEGADLTTHSLRHSFATHLVDAGADLRAVQELLGHASISTTQIYTHTSVERLKKVYRQAHPRA, from the coding sequence GTGAGCGACGCGCCCGACGAGGCGCTCCCCGAGGCGCCGCTCCCCACGGAGATCCGCGAGTTTCTCGTGCACCTCGAGAAGGGGCGCGATCTGTCGCCCAACACGCGTACCGCGTATACCCGCGATCTGCGCGAATTCTCCACCTGGCTGGCGCAGTTGCATGGGGAGCAGGGGTGGGACTGGAACGAGCTGTCCCGCACGAGTATCCGCGGGTACATGGCCCACCTCACGCGGCGCGGCTTGGCCAAGCGCAGCATCGCGCGGCAACTCAGCGCCGTGCGCAGCTTCTATCGCTGGATGCACCGCGACGAGCGGGTGGACGTGAACCCCGCCCGCGCCGTCAGCACGCCGCGCCTGCCGCGGACCCTGCCGGCCTATCTCGACCGCCAGCAGGCGGAGACCCTGCTCCAGCACGCGGCCACGCGCGCCCAAAGCCTCGCCTTCACCGACGTACGCAACCTCGCCATGCTGGAGCTGTTCTACTCCAGCGGACTGCGGCTCTCGGAGCTTCGTGGCGTGGACCTCGCCGATCTCGATCTCGTGTCGCAGCAGGTCAAGGTGCGCGGCAAGGGGCGCAAGGAGCGCATCGTACCGCTCGGCGATCATGCCCAGCGCGCCCTGCGCAACTATCTGGTAAAGCGCGACACGCTGCTGCAGCAGTTGGGTGGGGCGAAGGCCGGTCGGCTGGCGCGCGGTGCCGTGTTCCTCAGCGAACGGGGCAGTCGCATCAGTCCGCGCGCGGCGCAGCATGCCATGGTGCAGCTGTTGGAGGCGGTGAGCGAAGGCGCCGACCTCACCACTCACTCCCTGCGGCACAGCTTCGCCACGCATCTGGTGGACGCCGGCGCGGACCTGCGCGCGGTGCAGGAGCTGTTGGGGCACGCCAGCATCAGCACCACGCAGATCTACACGCACACGAGCGTGGAACGCCTCAAGAAGGTGTACCGACAGGCGCACCCGCGCGCGTAG